GGTTAAAAAACCTGTGGTCTTCTATGGCAAGGACCGCATTCTGTAAATCCATGCGAATCCGGTAAAGAGGCACCCAGGTGCGGCGCTCGGTGAAAAATTCCGTTACCAGCTGGCCGTTTATATCATAAAGTTTTGTTGAAAGGATGGGCCTGTATTCGCGCAGATTTTCAAGCGGCGGCAGTTCCGAGATAATTGAACGAAAATATATCCCTGTAAGCGCTATAACAACTAACCCATAAAGAGGGATTTTGTACCTGCTCAGGAAATCTTTGGCGGAGCCAAATGAATTCATTTTTATTTGCTTGTATTTCCAAGCAATTCTTTTTCCAGGTTTTTAAGCTCATCCCACATTTCAGAAGGCATTTTGCTTCCAAACTGGCTAAAGAATTTGTTGACGTCAGTAAGTTCTGTTTCCCAGGATTTTTTATCAATTTCAAAAAGCTTTTCCAGTTTTTCCGCAGGAATGTTTAAACCCTCAAGATTGAGGTCCCTGAGTTCCGGAACATTCCCTGCCGGCGTTTTTCTGGCGCCTGTGGTGCCGGCGCCGGTTCTTTCTATTATCCACTTTAATACACGGATATTGTCACCGAATCCCGGCCAGATAAACCTGCCGTCATCGTCAACCCGGAACCAGTTTACTGAAAATATTTTTGGAGCATTTTGAGCAGTCATCTTTTTTCCGATATTCAGCCAATGCTTGAAATAATCGCCCATGTTATACCCGCAAAAAGGAAGCATGGCCATAGGATCCCTTCTCAGGGTTCCTACCTGGTGCGCGGCGGCAGCGGTTGTTTCAGAACCCATTCTTGCGCCTAAAAATACCCCGTGCTGCCAGTTGAAGGACTCAACAACCAGCGGCATAGTGTGGGTTCTGCGGCCGCCAAAAATTATTGCTGATATAGGTACGCCTTTTGGGTTATCATATTCTTTTGAAAGCATCGGGCAATTATAAATTGAAGTTGTGAACCTGGAATTCGGGTGCGCGGCTTTTGTCCCTGAAGCGCTGTCCCACTTTTTTCCCTGCCAGTCCAGTATATTTTTTGGAACCGGGCCGTCGAGGCCTTCCCACCAGGGTTCATTGTTGTCTGTATCCAGGCCTGTATTTGTATACAACGTTGGGTAAAACTTATTTGCTTTAAGCGTGCGAATCATATTCGGGTTTGTTTTCATTGATGTTCCGGGGGCTACGCCGAAAAAACCGGCTTCCGGATTAATAGCCCACAACCTGCCATCCGGGCCGACGTTCATCCATGCAATATCATCGCCAAGCGTCCAGATTTTATATCCTGGAAGCGCTGATTCAAGCATAGCCAAATTTGTTTTTCCACAGGCGGAAGGCAGCGCGGCGGTAATATATGAAATGTTTCCCTTCGGATCCTGAATGCCCATAATTACCATGTGTTCCGCCAGCCATCCTTCTTTAAGGCCCAGCCAGGAAGCGATTCTAAGTGAAAAACATTTTTTCCCCAGAAGCGCATTGCCGCCGTAACCGGAACCGATGCTCCAAACCAAGTGTTCATCAGGAAAATGCATTATAAAACGTTTTTCCGGGCTGAAATCTCCTACGGAATGAATTCCTTTTACGAAATTTTCAGTATTTCCGATTTTGT
Above is a genomic segment from Elusimicrobiota bacterium containing:
- a CDS encoding phosphoenolpyruvate carboxykinase (GTP): MPTLLEKWVEEQAKLMKPDNIYWCDGSEEEARRLIEIGKTKEKIESHYIFQDLNPKTYPDCYFHRSHHTDVARTEHLTFVCQNDKETAGPNNNWMDPQEAKVKMRQLSDGCMKGRTMYVLPYMMGHPDSPYAKACVQLTDVSYVAVNMRIMTRLSKKIIDKIGNTENFVKGIHSVGDFSPEKRFIMHFPDEHLVWSIGSGYGGNALLGKKCFSLRIASWLGLKEGWLAEHMVIMGIQDPKGNISYITAALPSACGKTNLAMLESALPGYKIWTLGDDIAWMNVGPDGRLWAINPEAGFFGVAPGTSMKTNPNMIRTLKANKFYPTLYTNTGLDTDNNEPWWEGLDGPVPKNILDWQGKKWDSASGTKAAHPNSRFTTSIYNCPMLSKEYDNPKGVPISAIIFGGRRTHTMPLVVESFNWQHGVFLGARMGSETTAAAAHQVGTLRRDPMAMLPFCGYNMGDYFKHWLNIGKKMTAQNAPKIFSVNWFRVDDDGRFIWPGFGDNIRVLKWIIERTGAGTTGARKTPAGNVPELRDLNLEGLNIPAEKLEKLFEIDKKSWETELTDVNKFFSQFGSKMPSEMWDELKNLEKELLGNTSK